The proteins below come from a single Bombus pyrosoma isolate SC7728 linkage group LG10, ASM1482585v1, whole genome shotgun sequence genomic window:
- the LOC122571763 gene encoding methyltransferase-like protein 22 isoform X2 has product MTYPSYMIKPKCLNGLTRDNDDDIDIDRQQEGKLLIEHHISTELQYVGLQVWRGALLLADYILSNPDLFRDKVVLELGAGVGLTSIVASFLAKEVICTDIDVKGILKLIHRNFMRNKAYIKSKVDIKGLDFLNLKWLTFYKKRINEPAIILAADVIYDEIVTKGFVQTLTELLNSNVQKVVYITLEKRYVFTTANMETTAPMYEEFLDLIKVKQFNWHVEYIKIDFPQYFKYNRLEQMVLIKIKNKLSK; this is encoded by the exons atgaca tatcCATCCTATATGATTAAACCAAAATGTCTTAATGGCTTAACTCgtgataatgatgatgatatagatatagataggcaacaagaaggaaaattattaatag aacacCATATATCTACAGAATTACAATATGTTGGATTGCAAGTATGGCGAGGTGCATTATTGCTAgctgattatattttatccaaTCCTGATTTATTTAGGGATAAGGTAGTTCTAGAATTAGGTGCTGGAGTTGGCTTAACTAGCATAGTAGCTAGTTTCCTAGCAAAAGAAGTAATTTGTACAG ACATTGATGTGAAAgggatattgaaattaatacataGAAACTTTATGAGAAATAAAGCTTATATTAAGTCTAAAGTTGACATTAAAGGATTAGATTTCTTGAATTTAAAATGgcttacattttacaaaaaaagaataaatgaaCCAGCTATTATTTTAGCTGCTGATG tAATTTATGATGAAATCGTAACGAAAGGATTTGTTCAAACATTAACAgaacttttaaattcaaatgtaCAGAAAGTTGTTTATATTACTTTGGAGAAAAGATATGTTTTTACTACAGCCAATATGGAAACTACTGCTCCAATGTATGAAGAATTCTTAGATCTTATTAAAGTAAAGCAATTTAATTGGCAtgttgaatatattaaaatagattttccacaatatttcaaatataatagattAGAACAGATGGttctcataaaaataaaaaacaagttaagtaaataa
- the LOC122571757 gene encoding probable glutamate--tRNA ligase, mitochondrial, translated as MMKYNIFRITNVLFMQKRFFKKIQVRVRFAPSPTGLLHVGGLRTALYNYLFARANNGAFILRIEDTDQSRCIPDAIEKIQCDLLWSGIIPDEDPIRGGPAGPYIQSKRLEIYKDQVLKLINNQSAYYCFCTENRLQLLRREAIKRGEVPKYDNRCRHISNDEVKAKLDKGSPFCIRFKLSAGIESFDDLIYGKIEHDIAQREGDPIIIKTDGYPTYHFANVVDDHLMEISHVLRGIEWQVSTPKHIMMYKAFNWTPPLYGHLPLVLNFDGSKLSKRQSDISIESFRKEGIFPLAVLNYVTHAGGGFDNKGGALYIDSYEELIKRFNISKIKVSSNKLSPPKLLEFNRIEIAKLLANEKNNAFLIERIKTLVTEAFPNRQTDGNLQLDDNHIISVLKWAQHRISKLSDLVSPKLAFLWHIPTTSFDDTLLGCKLDALKIISMKLIETEIQNFNKEWINKYLREFANEHEISYPTLMKALRFVLSGLKEGPPVSEMMEILGKDSTVLRIKRYIS; from the exons ATGATGAAGTACAACATATTCCGTATTACAAATGTTCTGTTTATGCAAAAACggttctttaaaaaaatacaagtaaGAGTTAGATTTGCACCTAGTCCAACTG gTTTGTTACATGTAGGAGGTTTACGAACtgcattatataattatttatttgcccGTGCTAATAATGgtgcatttattttaagaattgaAGATACTGATCAATCTAGATGCATACCTGATGCAATAGAAAAAATCCAATGTGATTTACTATGGTCTGGAATCATACCTGATGAGGATCCAATAAGAGGTGGACCTGCTGGGCCTTACATACAATCAAAACGTCTTGAAATATACAA AGACCAAGTGCTTAAACTTATAAATAATCAATCTGCATATTACTGTTTCTGCACAGAAAACAGATTGCAATTATTGCGAAGAGAAGCAATAAAACGAGGAGAAGTGCCTAAGTATGATAATAGATGTAGACATATAAGCAACGATGAAGTAAAAGCAAAACTTGATAAGGGATCCCCTTTTTGTATTAGATTTAAG ttATCTGCTGGAATAGAAAGCTTTGATGATTTAATATATGGTAAAATAGAACATGATATTGCACAAAGGGAAGGAGACccaattattatcaaaacaGATGGTTATCCAACTTACCATTTTGCAAATGTCGTTGATGATCATCTTATGGAAATATCTCATGTATTAAGAGGAATTGAGTGGCAAGTATCCACACCTAAACATATAATGATGTATAA AGCTTTTAATTGGACTCCACCTTTATATGGACATTTACCCTTGGTATTAAACTTTGATGGatcaaaattatcaaaaaggCAAAGTGATATAAGTATAGAATCCTTTAGAAAAGAGGGAATTTTTCCATTAGCAGTTTTAAACTACGTTACACATGCTGGTGGTGGTTTTGATAATAAAGGAGGTGCTCTTTACATTGATAGTTATGAAGAATTAATCAAACGA ttcaatatttctaaaataaaagtaagttCTAATAAACTTTCACCTCCAAAACTATTAGAATTCAATAGGATAGAAATAGCAAAATTATtagcaaatgaaaaaaataatgcatttttaattgaaagaataaaaacgtTAGTCACAGAAGCATTCCCAAATAG ACAAACTGatggaaatttacaattagacgacaatcatattatttctgtattaaaatgGGCACAGCatagaatatcaaaattaagtGATCTAGTATCTCCAAAGTTGGCCTTTTTATGGCATATACCAACTACATCATTTGATGACACTCTATTGGGATGTAAATTAG ATGCGcttaaaataataagtatgaaattgattgaaactgaaattcaaaattttaataaagaatggATAAATAAATACCTAAGAGAATTTGCTAATGaacatgaaatttcatatccAACATTGATGAAAGCTTTACGTTTTGTACTTAGTGGTTTAAAg gAGGGTCCACCAGTTTCTGAAATGATGGAAATTTTGGGGAAAGATTCTACAGTGTTAAGAATAAAACGCTatatttcctaa
- the LOC122571753 gene encoding polycomb protein suz12-B, whose product MPPKKREKEVDGQKGPRMDQIQADHELFLQAFEKPTQIYRFLRTRNQISPIFLYRNLTYMRQRMSRSHKSRRGFKIDMILEKLMSKNNQGENPGVRGYMTLTFLGFYDKKVETPQDPVKVETLLLKICHKKRKDVSSPIMQVSVGTSEVPINPCENQPPPKAPTISIPNESFSLNNGHVAKTYMLLLRVYCTSNTGCLMHNCDLDEPAQKRRKSSTGSIKTGGEEIKLYGSELIVYDKHNRCLLTDGDYELGLQEVQTNIRSSPKKHSSWESVPDIKECGPFEVFSKGPTLKFRLNWTTEPSNGLVDRPTPIHSVPNGDNKENRSGNTGVERSSTNNNNNSTNNNNNNNSNSNNNNNSTLPTPSPLNSSRMTTSEKTDTIMGTQQIVYQFLYNNNSRQQTEACEDLHCPWCSLDCGKLYSLLKHLKLCHSRFTFTYVPIPQGARIDVAINECYDGSYAGSPHELITQPSSIAFSRTGPTRRTSVTNILVCRPKRTKPSLSEFLELDENEYESQRPYITGHNRLYHHTVTCLPIYPKEMDIDSEGENDPKWLQTKTMMMIDDFTDVNEGEKELMKMWNLHVMKYGYVGDCQIPLACQMFLETKGKELLMKNLYRNFVLHMCSLFDFGLISPVVLYQTIQKLQEIMKEGGEDSDIRKVLQKSHEAQVEKWLSSGCHASLDANKQNSTSTKINFNSDGSNSNARRKTSLPLSSPNSQSVKTTASIHNNVSKYANMMTTSSNKTVNGSSY is encoded by the exons ATGCCGCCGAAAAAGCGGGAAAAAGAAGTGGACGGGCAGAAAGGTCCTCGAATGGATCAAATTCAAGCAGACCATGAGCTATTTCTACAGGCCTTCGAAA AACCAACCCAGATCTATCGATTTCTACGCACAAGAAACCAAATTTCA ccaatatttctatatagaaACTTAACTTACATGAGGCAACGTATGTCCAGAAGCCATAAATCACGTCGGGGATTTAAAATTGACAtgatattggaaaaattaatgtcAAAAAATAATCAAGGAGAAAACCCAGGTGTTCGTGGATACATGACTCTTACTTTTCTAggtttttatgataaaaaag TTGAAACGCCTCAAGATCCTGTAAAAGtagaaacattattattaaaaatatgtcacaaaaaaagaaaagatgtgAGTTCACCAATTATGCAG gtTTCTGTTGGCACAAGTGAAGTTCCAATCAATCCTTGTGAAAATCAACCACCTCCAAAGGCACCTACCATATCTATACCTAATGAATCTTTCAGTTTAAATAATGGTCATGTAGCAAAAACTTATATGCTTTTACTTAGAGTATATTGTACGTCCAATACTGGCTGCCTTATGCATAACTGTGATTTAGATG AACCAGCTCAAAAGCGTCGCAAATCTTCTACGGGCTCAATTAAAACTGGAGGAGAAGAAATAAAGTTGTATGGTTCTGAACTCATAGTGTATGATAAACACAACCGATGTTTGTTGACTGATGGCGATTATGAACTAGGCTTACAAGAAGTACAAACCAATATTCGATCTAGCCCAAAGAAGCACAGCTCTTGGGAGTCTGTACCTGACATCAAGGAATGTGGTCCTTTTGAAGTATTCAGCAAAGGACCAACATTAAAGTTTAGGCTTAATTGGACGACTGAACCAAGTAACGGCTTAGTTGATAGACCAACTCCAATTCATTCAGTACCAAATGgtgataataaagaaaatcgcTCAGGAAATA ctGGTGTAGAACGTTCTTccacaaataataataataatagtaccaataataacaacaataataatagtaatagcaacaataacaataattcaacACTGCCAACACCTAGTCCTCTAAATTCCTCAAGAATGACAACTAGTGAGAAAACGGACACTATCATGGGTACACAACAAATAGTTTATCAGTTcctgtataataataatagtcgCCAACAAACAGAAGCTTGTGAAGATTTACATTGCCCTTGGTGCTCATTAGACTGTGGAAAACTTTATTCTCTTTTAAAGCACTTAAAATTATGTCATTCGCGATTTACATTTACGTATGTG ccAATTCCACAAGGTGCTCGCATAGATGTAGCAATAAACGAATGTTATGATGGCTCATATGCTGGTAGCCCTCATGAATTAATTACACAGCCATCTAGCATAGCATTTTCAAGAACAGGACCGACGAGGCGTACAAGTGtgacaaatattttagtatgTCGCCCAAAAAGAACTAAGCCAAGTCTTTCTGAATTTTTAGAGCTTGatgaaaatgaatatgaaAGCCAAAGACCTTATATTACAGGACACAATAG GTTGTATCATCATACTGTTACGTGCTTACCCATATATCCAAAAGAAATGGATATTGATTCTGAAGGAGAAAATGATCCAAAATGGTTACAAACAAAAACAATGATGATGATTGATGACTTTACAGATGTGAATGAAGGAGAAAAGGAACTTATGAAAATGTGGAATTTACATGTCATGAAATATGGCTATGTAGGAGACTGCCAAATACCACTGGCTTGCCAAATGTTTCTAGAAACTAAAGGAAAGGAATTGctcatgaaaaatttatatcgtaattttgttttacatatgTGTAGTTTGTTTGATTTTGGTCTAATTAGCCCTGTAGTTTTATATCAAACTAttcaaaaattacaagaaattatgaaagaaGGAGGCGAAGATAGCGATATTCGAAAAGTTTTACAAAAGTCCCATGAAGCTCAAGTTGAAAAATGGCTTAGTTCAGGTTGTCATGCATCTTTAGATgctaataaacaaaatagtaCAAGTActaagataaattttaatagcgATGGATCAAATTCTAATGCAAGACGGAAAACTTCTTTACCACTTAGTTCACCAAATTCACAATCTGTAAAAACGACAGCATCCATCCACAATAATGTTAGCAAATATGCTAATATGATGACTACATCGTCAAACAAGACTGTAAATGGAAGTAGTTATTAA
- the LOC122571758 gene encoding protein disulfide-isomerase — MKFFALIFAVTCYLTFTFAKIETEDSVLVLTKDNIAEAIGQNDYVLVEFYAPWCGHCKALAPEYAKAAKKLEEGGFSVKLAKVDATVETELAEKHGVRAYPTLKFYRKGSAIDYSGGRQADDIINWVIKKTGPAAKDLPTVEEAKSFIEARNVAIVGFFKDAESDGAKVFLEVANAVDDHVFGISSNEGVFSEYGVEDGKVVLFKKFDEGRSEFNDELDVKKLQNFISVHALPLVVDFNQDTAQKIFSGDIKSHLLVFLSEEAGHFEEYVEKIKEPAKKFRKEVLFVTINADKADHERILEFFGMKKNEVPAMRIIQLEQNMAKYKPENPELSSENVLEFVTAFVEGKLKKHLLTQDLPEDWNKKPVKVLVGTNFHEVAFDKTKNVLVEFYAPWCGHCQQLAPIYEALAEKYKDSEDLVIAKMDATENELEDIRIVNYPTITLYKKETNEAVSYKGERTLQGLSKFIDSDGTYGQAPEEAQEEDEDDDVPRKDEL; from the exons ATGAAGTTCTTTGCATTAATATTTGCAGTGACTTGTTACCTTACTTTTACTTTTGCGAAAATTGAAACTGAAGACTCGGTTTTGGTACTTACAAAAGATAATATCGCAGAAGCTATCGGACAAAATGATTACGTGCTTGTTGAATTTT atgCACCATGGTGTGGACATTGTAAAGCTTTAGCACCTGAATATGCTAAAGCAGCCAAAAAGTTAGAGGAGGGTGGTTTCTCTGTAAAATTAGCTAAAGTTGATGCAACTGTTGAAACAGAATTAGCTGAGAAGCATGGAGTTCGTGCATATCCTACCCttaaattttatcgtaaagGTTCAGCTATTGATTACAGTGGTGGTCGTCAAGCAGATGATATTATTAACTGGGTAATAAAAAAGACTGGTCCAGCTGCTAAAGATTTGCCAACAGTCGAAGAAGCTAAATCATTTATCGAGGCACGAAATGTTGCCATTGTTGGGTTCTTTAag GATGCAGAATCAGATGGTGCAAAAGTATTTTTAGAAGTCGCTAATGCTGTTGATGATCATGTATTTGGTATAAGTAGTAATGAAGGAGTTTTCAGTGAATATGGAGTAGAAGATGGTAAAGttgttttgtttaaaaag tTCGATGAAGGCAGGAGTGAATTTAATGACGAACttgatgttaaaaaattacaaaactttATCTCTGTACATGCATTGCCTTTAGTTGTTGATTTTAATCAAGATACTGCACAAAAGATATTTAGTGGTGATATTAAAAGCCATCTGCTTGTCTTCCTTAGTGAAGAAGCTGGTCATTTTGAAGAATATGTAGAAAAGATTAAAGAACCAGCAAAGAAATTCCGTAAAGAg GTTTTGTTTGTAACAATTAATGCTGATAAAGCTGATCATGAACGCATTTTAGAATTCTTTGgtatgaagaaaaatgaagtacCTGCTATGCGTATTATACAACTTGAACAGAATATGGCTAAGTACAAGCCAGAAAATCCAGAATTATCTAGTGAAAATGTTTTGGAATTTGTAACTGCATTTGTTGAAGGCAAATTGAAAAAACATTTGCTTACACAAGATTTACCTGAAGACTGGAATAAGAAACCTGTAAAAGTTCTTGTTGGTACTAACTTCCATGAAGTTGCTTTTgataaaacgaagaacgttTTAGTCGAATTTTATGCTCCATGGTGTGGACACTGCCAACAATTAGCTCCTATATATGAAGCA CttgcagaaaaatataaagacagTGAAGATTTAGTTATAGCAAAAATGGATGCTACTGAAAATGAATTAGAAGATATAAGAATTGTTAATTACCCTACGATTACTCtctacaaaaaagaaacaaatgaa gcTGTATCATACAAAGGTGAAAGAACACTTCAAGGACTTTCTAAGTTCATTGATTCTGATGGTACTTATGGTCAAGCCCCAGAAGAA GCtcaagaagaagatgaagatgatGATGTGCCAAGAAAAGAtgaattatag
- the LOC122571763 gene encoding methyltransferase-like protein 22 isoform X3, with protein MIKPKCLNGLTRDNDDDIDIDRQQEGKLLIEHHISTELQYVGLQVWRGALLLADYILSNPDLFRDKVVLELGAGVGLTSIVASFLAKEVICTDIDVKGILKLIHRNFMRNKAYIKSKVDIKGLDFLNLKWLTFYKKRINEPAIILAADVIYDEIVTKGFVQTLTELLNSNVQKVVYITLEKRYVFTTANMETTAPMYEEFLDLIKVKQFNWHVEYIKIDFPQYFKYNRLEQMVLIKIKNKLSK; from the exons ATGATTAAACCAAAATGTCTTAATGGCTTAACTCgtgataatgatgatgatatagatatagataggcaacaagaaggaaaattattaatag aacacCATATATCTACAGAATTACAATATGTTGGATTGCAAGTATGGCGAGGTGCATTATTGCTAgctgattatattttatccaaTCCTGATTTATTTAGGGATAAGGTAGTTCTAGAATTAGGTGCTGGAGTTGGCTTAACTAGCATAGTAGCTAGTTTCCTAGCAAAAGAAGTAATTTGTACAG ACATTGATGTGAAAgggatattgaaattaatacataGAAACTTTATGAGAAATAAAGCTTATATTAAGTCTAAAGTTGACATTAAAGGATTAGATTTCTTGAATTTAAAATGgcttacattttacaaaaaaagaataaatgaaCCAGCTATTATTTTAGCTGCTGATG tAATTTATGATGAAATCGTAACGAAAGGATTTGTTCAAACATTAACAgaacttttaaattcaaatgtaCAGAAAGTTGTTTATATTACTTTGGAGAAAAGATATGTTTTTACTACAGCCAATATGGAAACTACTGCTCCAATGTATGAAGAATTCTTAGATCTTATTAAAGTAAAGCAATTTAATTGGCAtgttgaatatattaaaatagattttccacaatatttcaaatataatagattAGAACAGATGGttctcataaaaataaaaaacaagttaagtaaataa
- the LOC122571763 gene encoding methyltransferase-like protein 22 isoform X1, producing MTLYTVTSEIFTENENSYIKCKNDNVISNFIFKYPSYMIKPKCLNGLTRDNDDDIDIDRQQEGKLLIEHHISTELQYVGLQVWRGALLLADYILSNPDLFRDKVVLELGAGVGLTSIVASFLAKEVICTDIDVKGILKLIHRNFMRNKAYIKSKVDIKGLDFLNLKWLTFYKKRINEPAIILAADVIYDEIVTKGFVQTLTELLNSNVQKVVYITLEKRYVFTTANMETTAPMYEEFLDLIKVKQFNWHVEYIKIDFPQYFKYNRLEQMVLIKIKNKLSK from the exons atGACATTGTATACAGTAAcatcagaaatatttacagaaaatgaaaattcttatataaaatgtaaaaatgaca ATGTAATATCcaactttatttttaagtatcCATCCTATATGATTAAACCAAAATGTCTTAATGGCTTAACTCgtgataatgatgatgatatagatatagataggcaacaagaaggaaaattattaatag aacacCATATATCTACAGAATTACAATATGTTGGATTGCAAGTATGGCGAGGTGCATTATTGCTAgctgattatattttatccaaTCCTGATTTATTTAGGGATAAGGTAGTTCTAGAATTAGGTGCTGGAGTTGGCTTAACTAGCATAGTAGCTAGTTTCCTAGCAAAAGAAGTAATTTGTACAG ACATTGATGTGAAAgggatattgaaattaatacataGAAACTTTATGAGAAATAAAGCTTATATTAAGTCTAAAGTTGACATTAAAGGATTAGATTTCTTGAATTTAAAATGgcttacattttacaaaaaaagaataaatgaaCCAGCTATTATTTTAGCTGCTGATG tAATTTATGATGAAATCGTAACGAAAGGATTTGTTCAAACATTAACAgaacttttaaattcaaatgtaCAGAAAGTTGTTTATATTACTTTGGAGAAAAGATATGTTTTTACTACAGCCAATATGGAAACTACTGCTCCAATGTATGAAGAATTCTTAGATCTTATTAAAGTAAAGCAATTTAATTGGCAtgttgaatatattaaaatagattttccacaatatttcaaatataatagattAGAACAGATGGttctcataaaaataaaaaacaagttaagtaaataa
- the LOC122571756 gene encoding uncharacterized protein LOC122571756 has translation MTMEDSFNFSKLTKFLHQTLVFTEEVKNILKSNCDEAMYCLKPWYTEIHSQQEVNKNICTCVKSKDELQEIAADISRTLIQTQQLREKLSSNITGRKTKYYAYECFQETVGNKKQKKVKSLNISNKDIYSRQDLPGIKLNVEKASIGKGVQNEVTQRDAHMTFKKAKNANKQSISHSIKSSESKNFLVINKKNIKNITVLKDINRKMKNDVKSNTSITESKCIKFGQRNSAASTSELKCLIQKMSIKSDNCTLLNEYRMKCPLHEDTISQRTCGQNLTLRTIVDSLNTIDIPEEIIKSLRVYHTYLNTECTERSFNEKQQKVLRTFLLEFNKMDEIAQKQLAHKSYIVTTLLKFISLFQTLFSKNVGIDVENIRLLYTKLRSAWKIYEMNEFKNKQILRNDICKTLHTISNVTECMSNGLWNLFYNQNLEGMSKICCMRYTNKDQLLLFFDVMQQVQHIQYCDDLMKIIAEDVLPNMNIFLDCTQLEYVKIYKMISILYQGLNSKIPILVRTDK, from the exons ATGACAATGGAAgactcgtttaatttttcgaaactGACCAAATTTTTACATCAAACCTTGGTATTTACAGAAGaagtaaagaatatattaaaatcaaattgtGATGAAGCAATGTATTGTTTAAAACCATGGTACACGGAAATACATTCTCAACaagaagttaataaaaatatttgtacttgTGTCAAA tCCAAAGATGAACTTCAAGAAATTGCTGCAGATATTAGTAGAACATTGATACAAACACAACAATTGCgagaaaaattatcttctaaTATCACgggaagaaaaacaaaatattacgcTTATGAATGTTTCCAAGAAActg taggaaataaaaaacaaaaaaaggtaaaaagtttaaatataagcaataaagatatatattcgAGACAAGACCTTCctggtataaaattaaatgttgaaaaaGCAAGTATTGGTAAAGGAGTACAAAATGAAGTAACCCAAAGAGATGCACATATGACATTTAAAAAAGCGAAGAATGCTAATAAACAATCAATATCGCACTCAATAAAATCGTCAGAAAGCAAGAATTTccttgtaataaataaaaagaatattaaaaatataacggtCCTTAAAGACATTAAtcgcaaaatgaaaaatgatgttAAATCTAATACTTCCATAACAGAG tcaaaatgtattaaatttggTCAAAGAAATTCTGCAGCATCAACTAGTGAACTGAAATGTCTAATACAGAAAATGTCAATTAAATCTGATAATTGTACACTTCTTAATGAATATAGAATGAAGTGTCCATTACACGAAGATACAATTTCACAACGTACTTGTGGACAAAATTTAACACTTAGGACTATTGTAGATAGTTTAAATACAATTGATATCcctgaagaaataattaagtCACTGAGAGTTTATCATACATATTTGAATACTGAATGTACAGAAAGATCATTCAAtgaaaaacaacaaaaagtgttacgtacatttttgctagaatttaataaaatg GATGAAATTGCACAAAAACAATTAGCACACAAGAGTTATATAGTAACTACacttcttaaatttatttcattatttcaaactCTTTTCTCTAAAAACGTAGGAATtgatgtagaaaatattagattacTGTACACAAAATTAAGATCTGcatggaaaatttatgaaatgaacgaattcaaaaataaacaaattttgagAAATGATATATGCAAAACATTACATACTATTTCTAATGTAACAGAATGCATGTCAAATGGACTTTggaatcttttttataatcaaAATCTTGAAg gGATGTCCAAAATATGTTGTATGCGTTACACAAATAAAGATCAGTTATTACTCTTCTTTGATGTAATGCAACAAGTACAACATATACAATACTGTGATGATTTAATGAAGATTATTGCAGAAGATGTGCTTCCTAACATGAACATCTTTCTTGATTGTACTCAATtagaatatgtaaaaatatataaaatgatttctaTTCTTTACCAAGgtttaaattcaaaaattcctATTTTAGTAAGGACTGATAAATAA